A portion of the Streptomyces sp. NBC_01335 genome contains these proteins:
- a CDS encoding DUF4153 domain-containing protein, whose product MTTSESGQPSEIPDPQDTSSSLGGAGQHGGSSSAGGAGGAGGAAGSGSGGAAGAPPVSPVAGKPSGGSTHPRAASPVSVPAPAASPAPASAAAPANPWQLRPAQPGAFARVRPAAPPPIGGATLWAVLATGLLSALLLGDGLGINLLLVALPAAAGAWLEARRAGRGARAWTLTWAAGGLALLAIPALLDAGWPTFLAVVSAAALGSLALHGSRSWVGVFAGSLGVLDAVVPGVGWGWRGVRARATGSRARWGTVLRTAAVAVVLLLVFGTLFASADAAFADLLGDVLPDVSLGDGPWRIFLLALGLAGALAAAHTAAAPTRWDGITVRPGRARGRVEWALPLIVLDVLFAAFIALQLVVLLGGYDKVLEETGLKPAEYAREGFWQLLWATLLTLVVIALALRLAPRGGAKDRLLVKGVLGTLCVLTLVVVASALRRMDLYVEAFGLTRLRISVAAVELWLGVVLVLIIAAGVFGARHLPRAVAVSAAVGVLAFGLISPDRLIAEQNVQRYREGKAIDITYLQKLSADAVPALDAIPDASMRACALREIQSTLRRSDAPWYATSWSEAKARDILAERPVDPAGAPCHALNDTDYRIGRDPADPGASDPYDPY is encoded by the coding sequence ATGACCACGTCCGAGTCCGGCCAACCGTCCGAAATACCGGATCCGCAGGACACGTCGTCGTCGCTCGGTGGGGCCGGACAGCACGGTGGGTCCAGCAGTGCCGGTGGTGCCGGTGGTGCCGGTGGTGCGGCCGGTTCTGGCTCCGGCGGCGCGGCCGGGGCGCCGCCCGTATCACCGGTGGCCGGAAAACCGTCCGGCGGCAGCACGCATCCGCGTGCGGCGTCCCCGGTATCAGTACCGGCCCCGGCGGCCTCCCCGGCTCCGGCGTCGGCGGCCGCGCCCGCCAACCCCTGGCAGCTCCGGCCCGCGCAGCCGGGGGCGTTCGCCCGGGTCCGCCCCGCCGCTCCGCCGCCCATCGGGGGCGCGACCCTGTGGGCGGTCCTCGCCACCGGCCTCCTCAGCGCCCTGCTGCTCGGCGACGGCCTCGGGATCAACCTCCTCCTGGTGGCGCTGCCCGCCGCGGCCGGAGCCTGGCTGGAGGCGCGCAGGGCCGGTCGCGGGGCGCGCGCGTGGACGCTGACCTGGGCGGCGGGCGGGCTGGCGCTGCTGGCGATCCCGGCACTGCTGGATGCGGGCTGGCCTACCTTCCTCGCGGTGGTGTCCGCGGCCGCCCTGGGCTCGCTCGCCCTGCACGGCAGCCGGAGCTGGGTCGGTGTGTTCGCGGGGTCGCTGGGAGTGCTGGACGCGGTGGTCCCGGGCGTCGGATGGGGCTGGCGCGGCGTCCGTGCCCGGGCCACCGGCTCGCGGGCGCGCTGGGGCACCGTGCTCCGGACGGCCGCTGTCGCCGTGGTGCTGCTGCTGGTGTTCGGGACGCTCTTCGCGAGTGCCGACGCGGCCTTCGCGGACCTGCTCGGCGACGTCCTGCCGGACGTCTCGCTGGGCGACGGGCCCTGGCGCATCTTCCTCCTCGCGCTGGGCCTGGCCGGCGCACTCGCCGCCGCACACACGGCCGCCGCCCCCACGCGCTGGGACGGGATCACCGTCCGGCCGGGGCGGGCACGGGGGCGGGTGGAGTGGGCGCTGCCGCTCATCGTGCTCGACGTGCTGTTCGCCGCGTTCATCGCGCTCCAGCTCGTCGTGCTGCTCGGCGGCTACGACAAGGTCCTGGAGGAGACGGGCCTGAAGCCCGCGGAGTACGCCCGCGAGGGCTTCTGGCAGCTGCTGTGGGCCACGCTGCTGACCCTGGTGGTCATCGCCCTGGCCCTGCGGCTCGCCCCGCGCGGTGGGGCGAAGGACCGCCTGCTCGTCAAGGGCGTGCTCGGCACCCTCTGCGTCCTCACCCTCGTCGTCGTGGCCTCCGCGCTACGACGCATGGATCTGTACGTCGAGGCGTTCGGCCTCACCCGGCTGCGCATCTCGGTGGCGGCGGTCGAACTCTGGCTCGGCGTCGTACTGGTGCTGATCATCGCGGCCGGCGTCTTCGGCGCCAGGCATCTCCCCAGGGCGGTGGCGGTCAGCGCCGCCGTGGGCGTACTGGCCTTCGGGCTGATCTCCCCCGACCGACTGATCGCCGAACAGAACGTCCAGCGTTACCGCGAGGGCAAGGCGATCGACATCACCTACCTGCAGAAACTGTCGGCCGACGCGGTGCCCGCTCTGGACGCGATTCCCGACGCGAGCATGCGCGCCTGCGCGCTCCGGGAGATCCAGAGCACGCTCCGGCGTTCGGACGCACCGTGGTACGCCACGAGCTGGAGCGAGGCGAAGGCGCGGGACATCCTCGCCGAGCGCCCCGTCGACCCGGCCGGAGCCCCGTGCCACGCGCTGAACGACACCGACTACCGGATCGGCCGCGACCCCGCCGATCCCGGCGCCTCCGACCCGTACGACCCGTACTGA
- a CDS encoding ribonuclease HII has translation MPYEPPTHTVERSLRATTGARTVAGVDEVGRGAWAGPVTVCAAVTGLRRPPDGLTDSKLITPRRRAELAPVLRDWVTAYGLGHASPEEIDDLGMTAALRLAAVRALDELPVRPDAVILDGKHDYLGSPWRVRTVIKGDQSCIAVAAASVIAKVHRDTMMAELGADTGEFEDFAFGANAGYPSPTHRAALEELGPTPHHRMSWSYLDALPRWQHLKKVRFSAEAAALESGGQLGFDF, from the coding sequence ATGCCGTACGAACCACCCACGCACACCGTCGAGCGCTCGCTCCGTGCCACCACCGGTGCCCGGACCGTCGCCGGTGTCGACGAAGTCGGTCGCGGAGCGTGGGCAGGTCCCGTCACCGTCTGTGCGGCGGTCACCGGTCTGCGCAGGCCCCCCGACGGGCTCACCGACTCCAAACTGATCACGCCCCGGCGCCGTGCCGAGCTGGCGCCCGTCCTGCGTGACTGGGTCACCGCCTACGGCCTCGGCCACGCCTCTCCCGAGGAGATCGACGACCTCGGGATGACGGCCGCGCTGCGTCTCGCCGCCGTCCGCGCGCTGGACGAGCTGCCGGTACGCCCCGACGCGGTGATCCTCGACGGCAAGCACGACTACCTCGGAAGCCCGTGGCGGGTACGTACCGTGATCAAGGGGGACCAGTCCTGCATCGCGGTCGCCGCCGCCTCGGTCATCGCCAAGGTGCACCGCGACACGATGATGGCGGAACTCGGCGCCGACACCGGAGAGTTCGAGGACTTCGCCTTCGGAGCCAACGCGGGATACCCCTCACCGACGCACCGGGCTGCGCTGGAGGAGCTGGGGCCCACCCCCCACCACCGCATGTCCTGGTCGTACCTCGACGCGCTGCCGCGGTGGCAGCACCTGAAGAAGGTCCGCTTCTCCGCCGAGGCGGCAGCACTCGAAAGCGGGGGCCAGCTCGGCTTCGACTTCTGA
- a CDS encoding RecQ family ATP-dependent DNA helicase, translating to MDTLELRTEADAILAELVGDPGGSARLREDQWQAVAALVEDRRRALVVQRTGWGKSAVYFVATALLRRRGAGPTVIVSPLLALMRNQVDSAARAGIQARTINSANPEEWETIYGEVERGETDVLLVSPERLNSVDFRDQVLPRLAATTGLLVVDEAHCISDWGHDFRPDYRRLRAMLAELAPGVPVLATTATANARVTADVADQLGTGAGEALVLRGPLERESLRLGVVRLPDAAHRLGWLAEHLDELPGSGIIYALTVAAAEEATAFLRQRGFAVSSYTGRTENADRLQAETDLQENRVKALVATSALGMGFDKPDLGFVVHLGSPSSPIAYYQQVGRAGRGVAHADVLLLPGKEDEAIWRYFADTAFPPETQVRQTLAALESAGRPLSVPALEASVELRRSRLETMLKVLDVDGAVKRVKGGWTATGAPWVYDAERYAWVARQRAAEQQAMRDYVSTSGCRMEFLRRQLDDEGAAPCGRCDNCAGAWADSSVSAETLTGAAKELDRPGVEVEPRRMWPTGLPVLGIELKGRIPVKEQCSGGRALGRLSDIGWGNRLRPLLAENAPDVPVPDDVLRAAVDVLADWARSSGGWATNTPDAAARPVGVVAVPSLSRPQLVGSLAQGIAAVGRMPFLGTLTYTGPEGAHTTRRSNSAQRVRALSGAFAVSGELAAALAASPGPVLLVDDSTDSGWTLAVAARLLRKAGAEQVLPLVLAAAG from the coding sequence ATGGACACCCTGGAACTCCGCACCGAAGCAGACGCCATCCTCGCCGAACTGGTCGGTGACCCGGGCGGCTCGGCACGGCTGCGGGAGGACCAGTGGCAGGCGGTGGCGGCCCTGGTGGAGGACCGCCGCCGGGCTCTGGTGGTGCAGCGCACCGGGTGGGGCAAGTCGGCGGTGTACTTCGTCGCCACCGCCCTGTTGCGCCGACGCGGCGCCGGCCCCACGGTGATCGTCTCGCCGCTGCTCGCCCTGATGCGCAATCAGGTCGACTCGGCGGCGCGGGCCGGTATCCAGGCGCGCACCATCAACTCGGCCAACCCGGAGGAGTGGGAGACCATCTACGGCGAGGTCGAGCGCGGCGAGACGGACGTCCTTCTCGTCAGTCCGGAGCGTCTCAACTCCGTGGACTTCCGCGACCAGGTGCTGCCCCGGCTCGCCGCCACGACCGGTCTGCTGGTGGTCGACGAGGCGCACTGCATCTCCGACTGGGGCCACGACTTCCGGCCGGACTACCGCCGACTGCGGGCGATGCTCGCCGAGCTCGCACCCGGGGTGCCGGTCCTGGCCACCACCGCGACCGCCAACGCGCGCGTCACCGCGGACGTCGCCGACCAGCTCGGCACGGGCGCCGGCGAGGCCCTCGTCCTGCGCGGGCCGCTGGAACGGGAGAGCCTGCGGCTCGGAGTCGTACGGCTGCCGGATGCCGCGCACCGCCTGGGCTGGCTGGCCGAGCACCTGGACGAGCTGCCCGGTTCCGGGATCATCTACGCCCTCACCGTCGCCGCCGCCGAGGAGGCCACCGCCTTCCTGCGACAGCGGGGCTTCGCGGTCTCCTCCTACACGGGGCGCACCGAGAACGCCGACCGTCTTCAGGCGGAGACCGACCTCCAGGAGAACCGGGTCAAGGCGCTGGTCGCCACTTCGGCCCTTGGCATGGGCTTCGACAAGCCAGACCTGGGCTTCGTCGTCCACCTCGGCTCGCCGTCGTCTCCCATCGCCTACTACCAGCAGGTGGGACGAGCCGGCCGAGGCGTGGCCCACGCCGACGTGCTGCTGCTGCCGGGCAAGGAGGACGAGGCCATCTGGCGCTATTTCGCCGACACGGCCTTCCCGCCCGAGACCCAGGTGCGGCAGACCCTCGCGGCGCTGGAGAGCGCGGGGCGGCCGCTGTCGGTGCCGGCGCTGGAGGCGTCCGTCGAGCTCCGGCGCAGCAGGCTGGAGACGATGCTGAAGGTCCTGGACGTCGACGGCGCGGTGAAGCGGGTGAAGGGCGGCTGGACGGCCACCGGCGCCCCGTGGGTCTACGACGCCGAGCGCTACGCCTGGGTGGCGCGGCAGCGGGCGGCCGAACAGCAGGCCATGCGCGACTACGTGAGCACGTCGGGCTGCCGGATGGAGTTTCTGCGCCGACAGCTGGACGACGAAGGCGCGGCCCCGTGCGGCCGCTGCGACAACTGTGCGGGAGCCTGGGCCGATTCCTCCGTATCGGCGGAGACGCTGACAGGCGCGGCGAAGGAACTGGACCGGCCGGGAGTGGAGGTCGAGCCGCGCCGGATGTGGCCGACCGGGCTGCCCGTCCTGGGGATCGAGCTGAAGGGGCGTATCCCGGTCAAGGAGCAGTGCTCCGGCGGTCGGGCCCTGGGCCGGCTCTCGGACATCGGCTGGGGCAACCGGCTGCGCCCGCTGCTGGCCGAGAACGCGCCGGACGTACCCGTCCCCGACGACGTCCTGCGGGCGGCGGTGGACGTACTCGCCGACTGGGCCCGATCCTCCGGGGGCTGGGCGACGAACACCCCGGACGCCGCCGCCCGGCCGGTAGGGGTCGTCGCGGTCCCGTCCCTCTCGCGCCCGCAGCTGGTCGGCTCCCTCGCCCAGGGGATCGCGGCCGTCGGCCGCATGCCCTTCCTGGGCACGCTGACGTACACCGGTCCGGAAGGTGCGCACACGACGCGCCGCAGCAACTCCGCGCAGCGCGTCCGCGCACTGTCCGGTGCCTTCGCCGTCTCCGGCGAACTGGCGGCCGCTCTCGCCGCGTCGCCCGGGCCCGTCCTGCTCGTGGACGACTCCACCGACTCCGGCTGGACCCTCGCGGTCGCCGCACGCCTGCTGCGCAAGGCCGGCGCCGAGCAGGTCCTTCCGCTGGTGCTGGCCGCCGCGGGCTGA
- a CDS encoding DUF4192 domain-containing protein, with amino-acid sequence MNKHHESTGSSDTQQVTLRGPADLADALPYLMGFHPTDSVVLVGLHGGRGRFGGRLRHGIPRSEQEWGPAADQLADCLISGSEQRDGRPDAIVLFLCQDPVAGEAAGEVMERLRPFAQLLRTACGSLDVPVLEALCISNGRYWSYCCPDGRCCPTDGNLLALPGTTVMAAAATYAGIQVRGSLRELEQRLAPWSGAHESEQLHALDEVGAAMVTRILDTHGRSQVARETLDLARGLLERVGDTPVPSVAGVADFRDDGLISHDEAAAVILGLQDRETRDRAARWMEGPEAHAALRLWRALARRCVGPYVEHAAAPLALAAWVSWSTGDEPGARVALELALRADPDYTFARLLHQACDEGVDPEKLRRCLREEEEDEARRSAAGPGVQRPEAIAPHQVNRAGTRTPAGSSAATRSRRISGRTRPVTPANPGTARPGRRERLPRGQQEDRDGTGG; translated from the coding sequence ATGAACAAGCACCACGAATCCACTGGTTCCTCCGACACCCAGCAGGTCACTCTGCGTGGCCCCGCGGATCTCGCCGACGCCCTTCCCTATCTGATGGGGTTCCACCCGACCGACAGCGTCGTCCTGGTGGGACTGCACGGCGGCCGTGGCCGCTTCGGGGGGCGACTGCGCCACGGGATCCCGCGGTCGGAACAGGAGTGGGGCCCGGCGGCGGACCAGTTGGCGGACTGTCTGATCTCGGGAAGCGAGCAGCGCGATGGCCGGCCGGACGCGATCGTTCTCTTCCTGTGCCAGGACCCGGTCGCGGGGGAGGCCGCGGGCGAGGTCATGGAACGGCTGCGGCCCTTCGCTCAACTCCTGCGCACCGCTTGCGGGTCACTCGACGTTCCTGTGCTGGAAGCGCTCTGCATCTCCAACGGCAGGTACTGGTCGTACTGTTGTCCGGACGGCCGGTGCTGTCCGACGGACGGCAACTTGCTCGCCCTCCCGGGCACCACCGTGATGGCCGCCGCCGCGACCTATGCCGGGATCCAGGTCAGAGGCTCGCTCCGGGAGCTGGAGCAACGGCTGGCGCCTTGGTCCGGCGCGCACGAGTCGGAGCAGCTCCACGCTTTGGACGAGGTGGGCGCTGCGATGGTGACCCGCATTCTCGACACCCACGGACGCAGCCAGGTGGCCAGGGAGACCCTGGATCTGGCGAGGGGGCTGCTGGAGCGGGTCGGCGATACGCCGGTGCCCTCGGTCGCGGGCGTCGCCGACTTCCGTGACGACGGCCTGATCAGCCACGACGAGGCCGCCGCCGTGATCCTGGGGCTTCAGGACAGGGAGACCCGGGACCGCGCCGCGCGATGGATGGAGGGCCCGGAGGCTCACGCGGCACTGCGCCTCTGGCGAGCCCTCGCCCGGCGCTGCGTGGGCCCGTACGTGGAGCACGCCGCCGCCCCGCTGGCACTGGCCGCCTGGGTCTCCTGGTCGACCGGGGACGAACCCGGCGCGCGAGTGGCCCTCGAACTCGCCCTGCGGGCGGACCCCGACTACACCTTCGCCCGGCTCCTCCATCAGGCGTGCGACGAAGGTGTGGACCCGGAGAAGCTGCGGCGCTGCCTGCGGGAGGAGGAAGAAGACGAGGCCCGGCGGTCCGCTGCCGGACCAGGCGTCCAGCGGCCGGAGGCAATCGCGCCCCACCAGGTGAACCGGGCGGGAACCCGTACGCCGGCAGGGTCGTCGGCCGCCACGCGGAGCAGGAGGATCTCCGGCCGCACCCGCCCCGTCACCCCGGCCAATCCGGGGACGGCGCGACCCGGGCGCCGGGAGCGGCTGCCGCGCGGGCAGCAGGAGGACAGGGACGGCACCGGCGGCTGA
- a CDS encoding NUDIX hydrolase has translation MPSYDPSTFPPFAVTVDLVVLTVRRHALCALVVRRGEAPFQGRWALPGGFVRADEDLSAAAARELVEETGLCAHDPASPVAGNGAHLEQLATYGAPSRDPRMRVVSVAHLALSPDLPAPRAGGDANGARWAPVGDLLAAGSDTVGEEESPAPLAFDHARILADGVERARSKIEYSSLATAFCPPEFTVGELRRVYEAVWGVVLDPRNFHRKVTGTPGFLVPSGGTTTRQGGRPAQLFRAGSATVLNPPMLRPEV, from the coding sequence ATGCCGTCCTACGACCCGTCGACGTTCCCGCCCTTCGCTGTCACCGTCGACCTGGTTGTGCTGACAGTGCGGCGCCACGCACTCTGCGCACTGGTCGTACGCCGCGGGGAAGCACCCTTCCAGGGCCGTTGGGCGCTGCCCGGCGGCTTCGTCCGCGCGGACGAGGACCTGAGCGCCGCCGCCGCCCGCGAACTGGTCGAGGAGACCGGACTCTGCGCACACGACCCGGCCTCTCCGGTCGCCGGAAATGGCGCCCACCTCGAACAACTCGCCACGTACGGCGCCCCGTCCCGTGACCCGCGCATGCGGGTCGTCAGCGTGGCCCACTTGGCGCTCTCGCCCGACCTCCCCGCTCCCCGTGCGGGAGGAGACGCCAACGGGGCGCGCTGGGCGCCGGTGGGCGATCTGCTCGCGGCCGGCAGCGACACGGTCGGGGAGGAGGAGTCGCCCGCACCGCTTGCGTTCGACCACGCCCGCATCCTCGCCGACGGAGTGGAGCGGGCCCGCTCCAAGATCGAGTACTCCTCCCTCGCCACGGCGTTCTGCCCTCCGGAGTTCACGGTCGGAGAGCTGCGACGCGTCTACGAGGCCGTGTGGGGCGTGGTCCTGGACCCCAGGAACTTCCACCGCAAGGTCACCGGTACGCCTGGGTTCCTGGTGCCCTCCGGCGGTACGACAACACGACAGGGCGGCCGTCCAGCCCAGTTGT